TATGATCTACTGGGAGGCCCTGAAGCCGAAGCCCTTCAAGTCCATGGTGACCACGGCAAAGGAGGATAGGGAGTACCGGAGGGAACTGGGACAGGGCAGCACGATGAAGACGATCCGGAAGATAGCGACGGCACCCTTTGTTGGATTGGCCTATATCGCAGCCCTTCCCGCGGCCTTTCTGTTCGCCCTTGGTGTTGCGGCAGTGAACGGACTTCTGAGTCTGGCAGGGAAGGAGGCGTCCTTTGGCTGGAGACCCGTTGAAGCCTATCTGACGGGCAGGAAGAGGAGGAAGGAAGAGAACAAAGAGCATGAAAAGAAGGAGGAGAAATAGGCTGGAGGCCTGATTAAGAAGTGGAGAACCCGCAATCCCCGGGAGTCCCTGAACTGACCGGGGTAGCTCAAAAGGAGGCTGGATCTATGAAGAAGATCTCAGTACTTGTAGTAGTCATAGGGATATCCCTTTTCTTTGGCGCATCCCTTTTCGCAGCAAACCAGGCGGCAAAGGCCCCTGATATGGTCACACTTGACAGCATAAGCACCACGTACGAGCCGGTATTCTTCACCCATGAGCGGCACGTCTCTTTGGCAGGTGACTGCTCGGTGTGTCATCATGAGCACCAGAGCATCAAGAGCCTGCCATGCAAGGACTGCCATTCCCTGCCGTCTTCAGCTTTTGAAAGCTCGCTGACGAAGAATTTCACGGCTTGCAGGAATTGCCACGGCAGTGCCTCGCCCGATACCCCTGCTGTTCCGGGTCTTAAGGTCGCTCTCCACCAGACATGCTTCCAGTGCCACAGGGGCATGGGAAATATTGGTGCTGATCCGAAGGGCTGCACGGAGATCTGCCACGCGAAAAAGGAACAGAAAATAACTAAAAAATAACGAACCTGCTTGAAGGAGGAGCCATGGCAAACAGACGGAAAGAAGACAATCATCAAGAGAAGACCGGCAAAGGCCG
This DNA window, taken from Thermodesulfovibrionales bacterium, encodes the following:
- a CDS encoding cytochrome c3 family protein, encoding MKKISVLVVVIGISLFFGASLFAANQAAKAPDMVTLDSISTTYEPVFFTHERHVSLAGDCSVCHHEHQSIKSLPCKDCHSLPSSAFESSLTKNFTACRNCHGSASPDTPAVPGLKVALHQTCFQCHRGMGNIGADPKGCTEICHAKKEQKITKK